GCCAGTCCGCCGGGTGCGGCATGGCGGTCTGGTGGCACTTCGTGCACGACGGCGAGTCGTGGCACACGGCGCACAGCCCTTCTTGCGCCAGGTACCGGCCGCCGTGGTCGGTCCGCCACTGCGTCTTCTTGTGATCGGCAGGCACGACCTTCGGGCTGACGCGCCCGTCGGCCATCTTCACGCCGCCGTTGTGGCACTTCACGCAGGCGCTCGACTTGTGGCACATCGAGCAGTACGTCGGCTCGCTTCGGGCGCGGTCGCGGTGACCGCCGCTCAGGAACTGCTTCGTGTGGTTCGCCGGAACGAGCTTGAACTCTTTCGGGTGGCACGCACTGCACGTCTCCGGCGCGACTTCGCCCTTGTCGCCGTGCACGAGTCCATGGCAGCGATAGCAGTCCAGCATCGAGTTGTACAGCGTGCCCTGCGGCTGGTGCGGGAACTTCGGATGGCACGTCACGCACTTGTACGCACGCTTGAGGTGGGTGTCGTGCGTGAAGATGATGCGGCCCGGCGTGATGCCGTTGATGTCTGCGTGGCAGAAGACGCACTGCCCGACGGTCACAGGTTCGTCGACGTCGATGAGCACAGATGGCTCGTCGGGCTTCACGGGCACCGTGCGGAGGTACACGGCGGGCATCGGCCCGATCCCCGGCTTCTCGCGCGCATGGCACTCGTCGCAGTCTTCTTTGGGCTCATGGCAGAGCAGGCAGCCGTTCACGTTCGGCTTCGCCGCGCGCGCGTGGGGCTCCGCCTTCCAGTCCTTGACGTGCGAGGCCGGTCTGAGCGGGAAGTCCTTGGTGTGGCAGTCGCGGCAGGTCCCGCTCGCGATGATGCCTGACGGACCGTGCGCAAGACCGTGGCACGAGAAGCACGTCTGCATCGTGGGCCGCATCGTCGTGCCGTCGCGATGCGGCGTCGCTACGTGGCACGCGGAGCACTCCACAGTGAGGTGCGACGCGTGGCTGAATATCAGACCCTGTTGTTTCGCCGAGCCGATCGAAGGGTGGCACGGCATGCAGTTGCGCGGCTCGATCGGGCCGGTGAGGTCGATCGGCGGCGTGTCGGTCTGCGTGAGCGCGGTCTCGGAGGCGCCGGCGACGAAGGCGGCCGCCAGGAGCGCGGCGGCCGCCACCTTCAGAGATCGCCTCCACACGACGCTCGCACGCATCCTGTCAGTCACGACCTCCGAGTATCGAGCCGACGAAGCGCAGCAGGCCGTTCTCCTGCCGCACGACCACCTTCTTGTGGATCAGGTCGCGCGAGGCGCGGACGAACGATTCGCTCGAGTCCTTGTGCTGGTGGCACCGCGCACACGTGGCCGGGAGGTTGGCCGGGTCGACCGGGGACGCGGGATCGCCAGCGGCCTTCACGTCGTGCGCATCGTGGCAGTCCCAGCACGCGGGAGCGTCCTTCGCGCCGCGCTTGTACGCAGCGCCGTGGTAATAGTCGCTGTACGAGTCCCAGTACTCCTTGTGGCACGTCCCGCACATCTGCTCAGCGGACGCGTGCAGCGCTTCGCTCGCTTCTTTCGTGTCCAGCCGCTGGATGTCGTGGCCCCCGTGGCACGAGCCGCACGTGGCGGAGCGGAGATTGCCCTTCGCGATCTCTTTCGCGTGCACCGAGGTCGCGTACGCCTTCGCCTGCGCGTCGTGGTCGTGGCATTCGGCACACGCAAGGCCGGCGTTGATGTTCCACAGCGGCGTGGGCGCCTGCACCTCGGCGTACGCGAAGTCCACGTGGCACTTCTGGCAGCTCAGGTCGCGGTGCGCCGAACGCTCGAGGCCGGTGACCTGGAACGACTTGATGCCAGCGCTCGTGGTCCGCACGAGGTTCGGGCTTCCATGGCACGCCTGGCAGCCGGTGCCCGCATCGTACACGAACGGGACCGGCGGCTCCCACTGGACGCCCGTCTTCAGATGGCAGTCGTCGCACTCCTTGCGCGTATGGCACATCGCGCACTTCGTGGTGAGCTCATCGCGCGCCGGCTGCACGTGCGGCTTCTCCGCCCAGTCCTCGGTGTGGAACGCAGGGCGCAGCGGCTTGCCGGTGGCGTAGTGGCAGTCGAAGCACTTGCCTGTAGCGAGGACGCCCTGAGGACCGTGGTTAAGCGCGTGGCAGTTGAAGCACTGCTTCATGTCCATCTTGAGCGTGCCCTCAGGACGGTGCGGGAACTGCGTATGGCAGCTCGAGCACGCGTACGTGATGTGGTTGCCGTGGCTGAACTTCACCGGGAACGTGGCCGGCGTCTTCGCCACGTTGCCGTGGCACGGAGCACACTTGTCGGCGAAGACGGTGCCGCCGATGTCGATCGTCAGGCCATACGCGGTCGCAGCCCACCCGAACGACACGCACGCGAGCACCATCGCAACGAGCGCTGCCGAGACAAGCCTGCCGGAGCGTGTCTCTGTCTTCACTGTCCTGTCCCCTACCCTTCTCGCACCTCGGATCCTCTGAAACCGTCACTCAGCCCTTCAGCACGAACCCGAACAGCTTTCGCAGCAGTCGGTACACAGGGTTGTCCTGTTTCGCTTGGCGCTTCCCGTGTATGGCGTCCTTATACGACGACACGAAGTCTTCGTCGACCGTGCTGCGCTTGTGGCACCCTTCCTGGCCGCAGGTCTCGACGAGGTTGGCCTCGCTCACGCGAGACTTGCGGTCCTTGGCCGGCAGGATGTCGTGCCAGCCGTGGCAGTCCCAGCAAGCAGGAGCATCTTCCGCTCCACGCTTGTACGCCGCGCCGTGGTAGTAGTCGTCGTAACTGTCCCAGTAGTCCTGATGGCACCGGCCGCACACCTCCCAGCCCGACGCGTGCATCGCGGCCTGTCCCGCCTTCGATTCCGTGAGCTTCTGGATGGCGTGGCTCCCGTGGCAGTCACCGCACAGCGGCTTGGATTCCTCCACGCTCGCTCGCGTGCCCGTCGCGTCCACAGCACGCTGGTGCGCTCCCTTGCCGAACGCCACGAACTGCTCGTCGTGGCAGTTGCGGCACGCGGTCTTCGCAGTCACTTGCCAGGCGACGTCGGTGTCGTGCGGCAGTTTGTACGCGAAGTCCAGATGGCACGCGACGCACTGCTCCTTGCCGTGAACCGAGGATCCGTACTCGTCAGGCGCCACGTAGTAGCTGGTGATCTTCCCGGCCTTCAGCCGTACCAGGTCGGGATCCCCGTGGCACACCAGGCACCCGGACTTGCTCTGCGTCGGCAGCGTGAAGTCGAGGTCGTAGCCTGACGTCGCTGACCGTGACGCAGGCACCGTCGCGACCAGCGATGGCGTTTGCGCATGCGCCGTCCCCGCCCACGCGGCGACGGCAACCAGGCAGAGCGCGAACGCTCGAGCAGGCCCCCAGTTTCCTCGTGCTCGAGTCGTCACGAACTAGTCTCCTTCTGCGTGGGCGGCTGCAAGTCCGGCCCGGGCATCCTCATGCTCGTCGTGGTGGGCGTACGCGTCCGGATAGACGGTCATCTTCTTGATGCCGAAGAAGTCGAGGGAGCACGGAAGATCCTCGGCAACAGCCAGATACATGTGGACCGTGACAAGGATGATGAACACCCAGTTGATGCTGTAATGGATGATGCGGACCCACGCCCCTGCCAATGCGACGCTGCCGGGAAGCCACCCGAGAAGCACCTCGCGAGGCGAAAGCCCGAACAAGAACGGCTGCGTCAGGAGAGCGATACCCGTGATGCCCTGGAACAACATCAGCACGGCGAACAGGTCGTAGGTGATCTTCTGCATGACGTTGTACTTCGCGACGTGCGGCTTCTTGTTGCTGAGGTAGAAGTAGTACATCGCGACGCCGATCATCGACTGGAGATCCTTCT
The Parvivirga hydrogeniphila genome window above contains:
- a CDS encoding cytochrome b/b6 domain-containing protein, yielding MAILLTQVNVWLDVVFTTVWLLVLVAFFVVHLFVLGIPTGRFKKKWVDHEWPKHDWAPPALPKFMHFQHLAMMGLLAFSGMYIRFPFFDGGRTAMRYLHYVAAFIVGINYFWRLWYAFFSKERDYKEFAITKKDLQSMIGVAMYYFYLSNKKPHVAKYNVMQKITYDLFAVLMLFQGITGIALLTQPFLFGLSPREVLLGWLPGSVALAGAWVRIIHYSINWVFIILVTVHMYLAVAEDLPCSLDFFGIKKMTVYPDAYAHHDEHEDARAGLAAAHAEGD
- a CDS encoding multiheme c-type cytochrome, with product MTTRARGNWGPARAFALCLVAVAAWAGTAHAQTPSLVATVPASRSATSGYDLDFTLPTQSKSGCLVCHGDPDLVRLKAGKITSYYVAPDEYGSSVHGKEQCVACHLDFAYKLPHDTDVAWQVTAKTACRNCHDEQFVAFGKGAHQRAVDATGTRASVEESKPLCGDCHGSHAIQKLTESKAGQAAMHASGWEVCGRCHQDYWDSYDDYYHGAAYKRGAEDAPACWDCHGWHDILPAKDRKSRVSEANLVETCGQEGCHKRSTVDEDFVSSYKDAIHGKRQAKQDNPVYRLLRKLFGFVLKG